The Streptomyces griseiscabiei genome includes a window with the following:
- a CDS encoding demethylmenaquinone methyltransferase, with translation MTRASLDKQPHEVASMFDRVAKRYDLTNDVLSLGQDRRWRKDVAKAVDARPAQKILDLAAGTGTSSLPFAQSGAYVVPCDFSLGMLRVGKDRHSWLPFTAGDATKLPFKDDTFDAVTISFGLRNVQDTDTALRELYRVTKPGGRVVICEFSHPTWAPFRTVYTEYLMRALPPVARAVSSNPDAYVYLAESIRAWPDQAGLAERLRKAGWDKVAWRNLSGGIAALHRGFKAQP, from the coding sequence GTGACCCGCGCATCCCTGGACAAGCAGCCGCACGAAGTCGCCTCGATGTTCGACCGAGTGGCGAAACGGTACGACCTGACCAACGACGTGCTGTCCCTCGGACAGGACCGCCGCTGGCGCAAGGACGTCGCGAAGGCGGTGGACGCCCGGCCCGCGCAGAAGATCCTGGACCTCGCGGCCGGTACGGGCACCTCCTCGCTGCCCTTCGCGCAGAGCGGCGCGTACGTCGTCCCCTGCGACTTCTCCCTCGGCATGCTCCGGGTCGGCAAGGACCGCCACTCCTGGCTGCCCTTCACCGCGGGCGACGCCACGAAGCTGCCGTTCAAGGACGACACCTTCGACGCGGTGACCATCTCCTTCGGTCTGCGCAACGTGCAGGACACCGACACCGCGCTGCGTGAGCTGTACCGGGTGACCAAGCCCGGCGGGCGCGTCGTGATCTGCGAGTTCTCCCACCCGACGTGGGCGCCGTTCCGGACCGTCTACACCGAGTACCTGATGCGCGCGCTGCCGCCGGTCGCCCGCGCGGTGTCGTCCAACCCGGACGCGTACGTCTATCTCGCCGAGTCCATCCGCGCCTGGCCCGACCAGGCCGGCCTCGCCGAGCGCCTCCGGAAGGCCGGCTGGGACAAGGTCGCCTGGCGGAACCTCTCGGGCGGGATCGCCGCGCTGCACCGGGGGTTCAAGGCCCAGCCGTAG
- a CDS encoding zinc ribbon domain-containing protein, whose amino-acid sequence MTAYCPHCGTPGPDEARFCMKCGRERPPVPSSVPSSVPSPVPSPVPPTAPPQVPQAPSGPPPTSQAPQASPAPPGVPPLGPPPPPPEYAPVPARPSPFGAFLGRAFRGDWGGSALAALWPVGLLFAAAVALAVPSYGQSNQDDQYFVGFADRLGLALAGLLQGLGGGFTVSESGDGDYTSEYQSAEGAVTFTLVPLAVTLLFLGALWIGLRQLRTRRAVRGAYGAGYGVAYGATYAGAGAGAGWPGAVPAGSRTAGLEAAVRVTLLVTAAVLLLGLFAQPEVALVEVSTSPWRAALGALLLTAAVSVGLSQRDDLAAWLAVRPGPRALFRATGTAVRAMAIVLALCSLVAFVVLVANDDWQSEWEEDLNPLLLVLLVLPNLAVNLLGLSWGASITGEAGRTRYGDGDSSFGGDSSGDHGLAESGPYGGYERESFGLSELGDAVNSWAVVGALTLGAVCALILGVLAARRSPGRGEQLLAAGVFFGLFLLLAGVSGFGMEASGSATTDFSGEFSSTGQGNAGLDLPEVLLFGLLWIFGAALLAPYLVRLTGGRRATTAPPVPPMPGMPAMPGMPGLPAMPGSGPASMPAPAPYEPPLVRLDHHRAPSAEPSAPRSRALVWTLTVAAAFAIGGGGAAAILLWQK is encoded by the coding sequence ATGACGGCCTACTGCCCGCACTGCGGAACACCGGGACCCGACGAGGCACGCTTCTGCATGAAGTGCGGGCGGGAACGCCCGCCGGTTCCGTCGTCGGTTCCGTCCTCGGTTCCCTCACCTGTTCCGTCACCCGTCCCGCCGACGGCTCCGCCCCAGGTGCCCCAGGCGCCTTCGGGACCCCCGCCGACTTCGCAGGCCCCGCAGGCCTCACCGGCTCCACCGGGTGTGCCGCCCCTCGGGCCGCCACCGCCCCCTCCCGAGTACGCCCCCGTCCCGGCCCGCCCCTCGCCCTTCGGCGCCTTCCTGGGCCGGGCCTTCCGGGGTGACTGGGGCGGGTCCGCCCTGGCCGCGCTCTGGCCGGTGGGGCTGCTCTTCGCCGCCGCCGTCGCCCTGGCCGTCCCGTCCTACGGCCAGAGCAACCAGGACGACCAGTACTTCGTGGGCTTCGCCGACCGGCTGGGCCTCGCCCTCGCCGGCCTCCTCCAGGGCCTCGGCGGCGGCTTCACGGTCTCCGAGTCCGGCGACGGCGACTACACGAGCGAGTACCAGTCAGCCGAGGGCGCCGTCACCTTCACCCTGGTCCCGCTCGCGGTGACGCTGCTGTTCCTCGGGGCGCTCTGGATCGGCCTGCGGCAGCTCCGGACGCGCCGAGCGGTACGCGGGGCGTACGGCGCTGGGTACGGGGTCGCGTACGGAGCCACGTACGCCGGTGCCGGTGCCGGTGCCGGGTGGCCGGGCGCGGTGCCCGCCGGGAGCCGGACCGCCGGGCTCGAAGCGGCCGTGCGGGTCACGCTGCTGGTGACGGCCGCCGTACTGCTGCTCGGGCTGTTCGCCCAGCCCGAGGTCGCGCTCGTCGAGGTCTCGACCTCCCCCTGGCGCGCGGCACTGGGCGCGCTGCTGCTCACCGCCGCCGTCTCGGTGGGCCTGTCGCAACGCGACGACCTGGCCGCCTGGCTGGCCGTCCGCCCCGGTCCCCGGGCCCTGTTCCGGGCGACCGGAACGGCCGTACGCGCCATGGCGATCGTCCTCGCCCTCTGCTCGCTCGTCGCCTTCGTCGTCCTCGTGGCGAACGACGACTGGCAGTCCGAATGGGAGGAGGACCTCAACCCGCTCCTGCTCGTCCTGCTCGTCCTGCCCAACCTCGCCGTCAACCTCCTCGGCCTCTCGTGGGGCGCGTCCATCACCGGCGAGGCGGGCCGCACCCGGTACGGCGACGGCGACTCGTCGTTCGGCGGCGACTCGTCCGGCGACCACGGTCTCGCCGAGTCCGGCCCGTACGGCGGCTACGAGCGCGAGTCGTTCGGGCTCTCCGAACTGGGCGACGCCGTCAACTCCTGGGCGGTCGTGGGCGCGTTGACGCTCGGCGCGGTCTGCGCCCTGATCCTCGGCGTCCTCGCGGCCCGCCGCTCCCCGGGCCGCGGCGAGCAACTCCTCGCCGCCGGTGTGTTCTTCGGTCTCTTCCTCCTCCTCGCCGGTGTCAGCGGCTTCGGCATGGAGGCCTCCGGCTCCGCCACGACCGACTTCAGCGGCGAGTTCTCGTCCACGGGGCAGGGGAACGCCGGCCTCGACCTCCCCGAGGTGCTCCTCTTCGGCCTCCTGTGGATCTTCGGCGCGGCCCTTCTCGCGCCCTACCTGGTCCGGCTGACCGGAGGACGTAGGGCGACGACCGCCCCGCCGGTCCCACCGATGCCGGGGATGCCTGCGATGCCGGGGATGCCAGGGCTGCCTGCGATGCCGGGCAGCGGCCCGGCCTCGATGCCGGCCCCGGCTCCGTACGAGCCCCCGCTCGTGCGCCTGGACCACCACCGGGCGCCGTCCGCCGAGCCATCCGCGCCCCGCAGCCGCGCCCTCGTCTGGACGCTCACCGTCGCGGCGGCCTTCGCGATCGGCGGGGGAGGGGCGGCGGCGATCCTGCTCTGGCAGAAGTAG
- a CDS encoding PASTA domain-containing protein has translation MRITPKSFEVRVPRFVGLMAVDARETAEADGVTLVAPDRPDLQLAVVDYVVRQYPPPGVKVPRGAAVTVWFESGDDGGGVREPRHGGPPPGLRRALDEPGDPFAVLR, from the coding sequence GTGCGCATAACACCCAAGTCATTCGAAGTGCGTGTGCCACGGTTCGTCGGCCTGATGGCCGTGGACGCGCGCGAGACGGCCGAGGCGGACGGGGTCACCCTCGTCGCACCCGACCGGCCCGACCTCCAACTGGCCGTCGTGGACTACGTCGTACGGCAGTACCCGCCGCCGGGGGTGAAGGTGCCGCGCGGGGCCGCCGTGACCGTGTGGTTCGAGTCGGGGGACGACGGCGGGGGCGTGCGGGAGCCCCGGCACGGGGGCCCTCCGCCCGGGTTGCGCAGGGCACTGGACGAGCCGGGGGACCCGTTCGCGGTGCTCCGGTGA
- a CDS encoding GNAT family N-acetyltransferase, whose translation MTRALPDVRLRVPTDEDAFAWHRIFDDPDVMEFHGGRSAELSVYEELTARQRRHDAEHGFCLWTMLDEEGRAIGFTGAQPWPREWGPTGEIEIGWRLARDHWGKGYVTAAAIQTVERVREAGVGGVVAMVNARNERSIAVTRRLGMELAETYTVPVTQQLGHCYRLAL comes from the coding sequence GTGACCAGAGCTCTGCCCGACGTACGGCTGCGTGTCCCCACCGACGAGGACGCCTTCGCCTGGCACCGGATCTTCGACGATCCCGACGTCATGGAGTTCCACGGCGGCCGGTCGGCCGAGCTGTCCGTCTACGAGGAGCTCACCGCGCGCCAGCGCCGCCACGACGCCGAGCACGGCTTCTGCCTGTGGACCATGCTCGACGAGGAGGGCCGGGCCATCGGCTTCACCGGCGCCCAGCCGTGGCCCCGGGAGTGGGGCCCCACCGGGGAGATCGAGATCGGCTGGCGGCTCGCCCGGGACCACTGGGGGAAGGGGTATGTGACCGCCGCCGCGATCCAGACCGTGGAGCGGGTGCGGGAGGCGGGCGTCGGCGGCGTCGTCGCGATGGTCAACGCCCGCAACGAACGGTCCATCGCCGTGACCCGAAGGCTGGGCATGGAACTGGCGGAGACGTACACGGTCCCCGTCACCCAACAGCTGGGGCACTGCTACCGGCTGGCCCTGTGA
- a CDS encoding geranylgeranyl reductase family protein — translation MTEPQPLTEHTADVIVVGAGPAGSTTAYYLAKAGLDVLLLEKTSFPREKVCGDGLTPRATKQLVAMGIDISEEAGWLRNKGLRIIGGGVRLQLDWPDLAAYPNYGLVRKRDDFDEQLARQAQKAGARLYERCNVGAPIIDDRTGRITGVHAKLGEEKREVTFHAPLVVAADGNSTRLSLAMGLHRREDRPMGVAVRTYFTSPRHDDDYLESWLELWDKRGPGDDRLLPGYGWIFGMGDGTSNVGLGVLNTSSSFKELDWRDVLKAWCASMPEEWGYTPENMTGPIRGAALPMAFNRQPHYTKGLLLVGDAGGMVNPFNGEGIAYAMESGQIAADVIVQAHARATPGQRELALQRYPQVLKDTFGGYYTMGRAFVKLIGNPKIMKLATQRGLTHPMLMKFTLKMLANLTDPTGGDAMDRIINGLSKVAPKA, via the coding sequence GTGACCGAGCCCCAGCCCCTTACCGAACACACCGCCGATGTGATCGTCGTCGGGGCCGGACCAGCCGGTTCCACCACCGCGTACTACCTGGCGAAGGCCGGACTGGACGTGCTGCTCCTGGAGAAGACCAGCTTCCCGAGGGAGAAGGTCTGCGGTGACGGCCTCACGCCCCGCGCCACCAAACAGCTGGTGGCGATGGGCATCGACATCTCCGAGGAGGCCGGCTGGCTCCGCAACAAGGGGCTGCGGATCATCGGCGGCGGTGTCCGCCTCCAGCTCGACTGGCCGGATCTCGCCGCCTATCCGAACTACGGACTCGTCCGCAAGCGCGACGACTTCGACGAGCAGCTCGCCCGCCAGGCCCAGAAGGCGGGCGCCCGGCTGTACGAGCGCTGCAACGTGGGCGCGCCGATCATCGACGACCGCACCGGCCGGATCACCGGCGTGCACGCCAAGCTCGGCGAGGAGAAGCGCGAAGTCACCTTCCACGCCCCGCTGGTGGTGGCGGCCGACGGCAACTCCACCCGGCTCTCCCTCGCGATGGGCCTGCACCGCCGCGAGGACCGCCCCATGGGTGTCGCGGTCCGCACCTACTTCACCTCCCCGCGCCACGACGACGACTACCTGGAGTCCTGGCTGGAACTGTGGGACAAGCGCGGCCCGGGCGACGACCGCCTGCTCCCCGGCTACGGCTGGATCTTCGGCATGGGCGACGGCACGTCCAACGTCGGTCTGGGCGTCCTCAACACCTCCTCCTCGTTCAAGGAGCTGGACTGGCGCGACGTCCTGAAGGCCTGGTGCGCGTCCATGCCGGAGGAGTGGGGCTACACCCCCGAGAACATGACCGGCCCGATCCGCGGCGCCGCCCTCCCGATGGCGTTCAACCGCCAGCCCCACTACACCAAGGGCCTGCTGCTGGTCGGCGACGCGGGCGGCATGGTGAACCCCTTCAACGGCGAGGGCATCGCCTACGCCATGGAGTCCGGACAGATCGCCGCCGACGTCATCGTCCAGGCCCACGCCCGCGCCACCCCCGGGCAGCGCGAACTCGCCCTCCAGCGCTACCCGCAGGTCCTCAAGGACACCTTCGGCGGCTACTACACGATGGGCCGCGCCTTCGTGAAGCTCATCGGCAACCCGAAGATCATGAAGCTGGCCACCCAGCGGGGTCTGACCCACCCGATGCTGATGAAGTTCACGCTGAAGATGCTGGCCAACCTCACCGACCCGACCGGCGGCGACGCGATGGACCGCATCATCAACGGCCTGAGCAAGGTGGCCCCGAAGGCCTGA
- a CDS encoding C40 family peptidase: MEESLVPLVPMSHTAHIRSHRKPRRNASSIAMRAGVAGGVLSTVAVAGASTAAFAAEPVTQTLELPTLTADLATQAAQSADATQAMAADYQLQAERDAAAEEAAKQADKDLAKAKKEEARKKAAEEAERKAAAERASRDSERTTLTTNSSASTTTTTAPASGSVGTVISFLKAQLGDAYVLGATGPNAWDCSSLVQAAFKQVNVDLPRVSQDQSTVGTEVSLSNLQVGDILYWGAKGSAYHVGVYVGNGQYLDAANPSKGVVIQDLSGYPATGAVRVL; the protein is encoded by the coding sequence ATGGAGGAGTCGCTGGTACCGCTTGTACCCATGTCCCACACCGCTCACATACGCAGCCACCGGAAGCCCCGCCGCAACGCGTCCTCGATCGCGATGCGCGCCGGAGTCGCCGGTGGCGTTCTCAGCACCGTGGCCGTGGCCGGCGCGTCGACGGCCGCGTTCGCCGCGGAGCCGGTGACGCAGACGCTCGAACTGCCCACCCTCACGGCCGATCTGGCCACGCAGGCCGCGCAGTCCGCGGACGCCACGCAGGCGATGGCGGCCGACTACCAGCTGCAGGCCGAGCGTGACGCGGCCGCCGAAGAGGCGGCCAAGCAGGCCGACAAGGACCTCGCCAAGGCGAAGAAGGAAGAGGCCCGGAAGAAGGCCGCCGAGGAGGCCGAGCGCAAGGCCGCCGCCGAGCGCGCCTCGCGCGACAGTGAGCGGACCACCCTCACGACCAACTCGTCCGCGTCGACGACGACCACGACGGCGCCCGCCTCCGGCAGCGTCGGCACGGTCATCTCCTTCCTGAAGGCGCAGCTCGGCGACGCCTACGTCCTGGGTGCCACGGGCCCCAACGCGTGGGACTGCTCCTCGCTCGTGCAGGCCGCGTTCAAGCAGGTCAACGTGGACCTTCCCCGGGTCTCACAGGATCAGTCGACGGTCGGCACCGAGGTCTCGCTGTCGAACCTCCAGGTCGGCGACATCCTGTACTGGGGCGCCAAGGGTTCGGCGTACCACGTGGGTGTCTACGTCGGGAACGGCCAGTACCTCGACGCGGCGAACCCCTCCAAGGGCGTCGTGATCCAGGACCTCTCCGGCTACCCGGCGACGGGCGCGGTGCGCGTCCTCTGA
- a CDS encoding NADH-quinone oxidoreductase subunit A, with protein sequence MNAYAPILVLGALGAGFAIFSVVMATLIGPKRYNRAKLEAYECGIEPTPTPAGGGRFPIKYYLTAMLFIVFDIEIVFLYPWAVTFDALGVFGLVEMLLFVLTVFVAYAYVWRRGGLEWD encoded by the coding sequence GTGAACGCTTATGCGCCCATCCTCGTACTGGGAGCCCTCGGGGCAGGCTTTGCGATCTTCTCCGTGGTCATGGCCACGCTGATCGGCCCGAAGCGCTACAACCGGGCCAAGCTCGAGGCCTACGAGTGCGGGATCGAGCCCACCCCCACGCCGGCCGGCGGCGGGCGATTCCCCATCAAGTACTACCTGACGGCGATGCTCTTCATCGTCTTCGACATCGAGATCGTCTTCCTCTACCCCTGGGCCGTCACCTTCGACGCCCTGGGTGTTTTCGGGCTCGTGGAGATGCTGCTCTTCGTGCTCACCGTCTTCGTCGCCTACGCGTACGTCTGGCGGCGCGGCGGCCTGGAATGGGACTGA
- a CDS encoding NuoB/complex I 20 kDa subunit family protein, producing MGLEEKLPSGFLLTTVEQAAGWVRKASVFPATFGLACCAIEMMTTGAGRYDLARFGMEVFRGSPRQADLMIVAGRVSQKMAPVLRQVYDQMPNPKWVISMGVCASSGGMFNNYAIVQGVDHIVPVDIYLPGCPPRPEMLMDAILKLHQKIQTSKLGVNAEEAAREAEEAALKALPLIEMKGLLR from the coding sequence ATGGGACTCGAAGAAAAACTGCCGAGCGGTTTCCTGCTGACCACCGTCGAGCAGGCCGCGGGCTGGGTACGCAAGGCATCCGTCTTCCCCGCCACCTTCGGCCTCGCCTGTTGTGCCATCGAGATGATGACCACGGGTGCGGGGCGCTACGACCTGGCGCGCTTCGGAATGGAGGTGTTCCGGGGCTCGCCGCGTCAGGCGGACCTGATGATCGTGGCCGGCCGGGTCAGCCAGAAGATGGCGCCGGTGCTGCGGCAGGTCTACGACCAGATGCCGAATCCCAAGTGGGTGATCTCCATGGGGGTCTGCGCGTCGTCCGGCGGCATGTTCAACAACTACGCGATCGTCCAGGGCGTCGACCACATCGTCCCCGTCGACATCTATCTGCCGGGCTGCCCGCCGCGGCCCGAGATGCTGATGGACGCGATCCTCAAGCTCCACCAGAAGATCCAGACGTCCAAGCTCGGCGTGAACGCCGAGGAAGCGGCCCGCGAGGCGGAGGAGGCGGCCCTCAAGGCGCTCCCCCTCATCGAGATGAAGGGGCTGCTGCGATGA
- a CDS encoding NADH-quinone oxidoreductase subunit C, giving the protein MSDANGVNPEKDLAASNLPGQRGDGGEEIRVQRGMFGANNGGDTSGYGGLVRSIRLPGSANRPYGGWFDEVADELEGALEEQGLVPENVIDKTVVDRDEITFHIEREYLPRVARTLRDDPALRFELCTGVSGVHYPGDKGRELHAVYHLRSITHNRLIRLEVSAPDADPHIPSLVPVYPTNDWHERETYDFFGIVFDGHPALTRIMMPDDWQGFPQRKDYPLGGIPVEYKGAQIPAPDQRRSYS; this is encoded by the coding sequence ATGAGCGACGCGAACGGGGTGAACCCCGAGAAGGACCTCGCCGCCTCCAACCTCCCCGGCCAGCGCGGCGACGGCGGTGAGGAGATCCGCGTCCAGCGCGGCATGTTCGGCGCGAACAACGGCGGCGACACCTCCGGCTACGGCGGCCTGGTCCGCTCGATCCGCCTGCCCGGCTCAGCGAACCGCCCCTACGGCGGCTGGTTCGACGAGGTCGCCGACGAACTGGAGGGCGCCCTGGAGGAACAGGGCCTCGTCCCCGAGAACGTGATCGACAAGACGGTCGTCGACCGCGACGAGATCACCTTCCACATCGAGCGCGAGTACCTACCGCGCGTCGCCCGCACCCTCCGCGACGACCCGGCCCTCCGCTTCGAACTGTGCACGGGCGTCTCCGGCGTCCACTACCCCGGCGACAAGGGCCGCGAGCTGCACGCCGTCTACCACCTGCGGTCGATCACCCACAACCGGCTGATCCGCCTGGAGGTCTCCGCCCCCGACGCCGACCCGCACATCCCGTCGCTCGTCCCCGTCTACCCGACCAACGACTGGCACGAGCGCGAGACGTACGACTTCTTCGGCATCGTCTTCGACGGCCACCCCGCGCTGACGCGGATCATGATGCCGGACGACTGGCAGGGCTTCCCGCAGCGCAAGGACTACCCCCTCGGCGGCATCCCCGTCGAGTACAAGGGCGCCCAGATCCCGGCTCCGGACCAGCGGAGGTCGTACTCATGA
- a CDS encoding NADH-quinone oxidoreductase subunit D, translating to MSTQHASADASADASAASARETTEGTVYTVTGGDWDEVAETAARSDDERIIVNMGPQHPSTHGVLRLILEIDGETVTEARCGIGYLHTGIEKNLEYRTWTQGTTFVTRMDYLTPFFNETAYCLAVEKLLGIEDQIPDRASIIRVLLMELNRLSSHLVCIATGGMELGATTIMIYGFRDRELILDIYELITGLRMNHAYIRPGGLAQDLPPGAVDQIREFVKKMEKNLPEYDKLATGNPIFKARMQDVGYLDLSGCMALGATGPILRSAGLPHDLRKAQPYCGYETYDFDVPTADTCDSYGRFLIRLEEMRQSLRIVEQCLDRLQPGPVMVSDKKIAWPAQLALGPDGLGNSLDHIKKIMGTSMEALIHHFKLVTEGFRVPPGQAYTAVESPKGELGVHVVSDGGTRPFRVHFRDPSFTNLQAMAAMCEGGQVADVIVAVASIDPVMGGVDR from the coding sequence ATGAGCACGCAGCACGCATCCGCCGACGCATCCGCCGACGCGTCCGCCGCCTCGGCGCGCGAGACCACCGAGGGCACCGTCTACACGGTCACCGGCGGCGACTGGGACGAGGTCGCCGAGACCGCGGCCCGCTCCGACGACGAGCGCATCATCGTCAACATGGGCCCCCAGCACCCGTCCACCCACGGCGTGCTCCGGCTCATCCTGGAGATCGACGGCGAGACCGTCACCGAGGCCCGCTGCGGCATCGGCTACCTCCACACCGGCATCGAGAAGAACCTCGAATACCGCACGTGGACCCAGGGCACCACGTTCGTGACGCGCATGGACTACCTGACGCCGTTCTTCAACGAGACGGCGTACTGCCTGGCCGTGGAGAAACTCCTCGGCATCGAGGACCAGATCCCCGACCGCGCCTCGATCATCCGGGTGCTCCTGATGGAGCTGAACCGGCTCTCCTCCCACCTGGTGTGCATCGCCACCGGCGGCATGGAGCTGGGCGCCACCACGATCATGATCTACGGCTTCCGTGATCGTGAACTGATTCTCGACATCTACGAGCTGATCACCGGCCTGCGCATGAACCACGCGTACATCCGGCCCGGCGGACTCGCCCAGGACCTGCCGCCCGGCGCGGTGGACCAGATCCGCGAGTTCGTGAAGAAGATGGAGAAGAACCTTCCCGAGTACGACAAGCTCGCCACCGGGAACCCCATCTTCAAGGCCCGTATGCAGGACGTCGGCTATCTCGATCTGTCCGGCTGCATGGCCCTCGGTGCCACCGGCCCGATCCTCCGCTCCGCCGGTCTCCCGCACGACCTGCGCAAGGCCCAGCCGTACTGCGGCTACGAGACGTACGACTTCGACGTCCCGACCGCCGACACCTGCGACTCCTACGGCCGCTTCCTGATCCGCCTCGAAGAGATGCGCCAGTCCCTGCGGATCGTCGAACAGTGTCTGGACCGGCTGCAGCCCGGCCCGGTCATGGTCTCCGACAAGAAGATCGCCTGGCCCGCCCAGCTCGCGCTCGGACCGGACGGACTCGGCAACTCCCTGGACCACATCAAGAAGATCATGGGCACCTCCATGGAGGCCCTGATCCACCACTTCAAGCTGGTGACCGAGGGGTTCCGCGTCCCGCCGGGACAGGCGTACACGGCGGTCGAGTCGCCCAAGGGCGAACTCGGGGTGCACGTCGTCTCCGACGGAGGCACCCGCCCCTTCCGGGTCCACTTCCGCGACCCGTCCTTCACCAATCTGCAGGCCATGGCGGCGATGTGCGAGGGCGGCCAGGTCGCCGACGTCATCGTCGCCGTCGCGTCCATCGACCCCGTGATGGGAGGCGTCGACCGGTGA
- the nuoE gene encoding NADH-quinone oxidoreductase subunit NuoE codes for MPQLPAPDFPAEVRARLERDAADVIARYPDSRSALLPLLHLMQSEEGHVTRTGMRFCAEVLGLTTAEVTAVATFYSMYRRRPSGDYQVGVCTNTLCAVMGGDAIFEALQDHLGVGNGETTGDGKVTLEHIECNAACDFAPVVMVNWEFFDNQTVDSAKRLVDELRDGAEVAPTRGAPLCSFKDTARILAGFPDERPGAVEASGGAGPASLVGLRLARGETGPARVVHPRDGGPTDEPQDRKTHQAEGRKAHEPSPTEHLSSHDAPQETSASDPAHPAGPAAEEGE; via the coding sequence ATGCCCCAACTGCCCGCGCCCGACTTCCCGGCCGAGGTCCGGGCCCGGCTGGAGCGGGACGCCGCCGACGTCATCGCCCGCTACCCGGACTCCCGGTCCGCCCTGCTGCCGCTGCTGCACCTCATGCAGTCGGAGGAGGGCCATGTCACCCGCACCGGTATGCGGTTCTGCGCCGAGGTGCTCGGCCTGACCACGGCCGAGGTCACCGCGGTCGCCACCTTCTACTCCATGTACCGCCGGAGGCCCTCCGGCGACTACCAGGTGGGCGTCTGCACCAACACCCTGTGCGCGGTCATGGGCGGCGACGCGATCTTCGAGGCGCTGCAGGACCACCTCGGTGTCGGCAACGGCGAGACCACCGGCGACGGCAAGGTCACCCTGGAGCACATCGAGTGCAACGCGGCCTGCGACTTCGCGCCGGTCGTGATGGTCAACTGGGAGTTCTTCGACAACCAGACCGTCGACAGCGCCAAGCGCCTCGTCGACGAGCTGCGCGACGGGGCCGAGGTCGCGCCCACGCGCGGGGCGCCGCTGTGCAGCTTCAAGGACACCGCGCGGATCCTCGCCGGCTTCCCCGACGAGCGGCCCGGGGCCGTCGAGGCGAGCGGCGGTGCGGGACCCGCGTCGCTGGTCGGTCTCCGCCTGGCCAGAGGAGAGACCGGACCCGCGCGCGTGGTCCATCCGCGGGACGGCGGCCCGACCGACGAGCCGCAGGACAGGAAGACGCACCAGGCCGAGGGCCGGAAGGCGCACGAGCCGTCGCCGACCGAGCACCTCAGCTCGCACGACGCGCCACAGGAGACCTCGGCCTCCGACCCCGCCCACCCGGCAGGGCCCGCCGCCGAGGAGGGGGAGTGA